The following proteins are co-located in the Callithrix jacchus isolate 240 chromosome 10, calJac240_pri, whole genome shotgun sequence genome:
- the CPSF7 gene encoding cleavage and polyadenylation specificity factor subunit 7 isoform X1 produces MSEGVDLIDIYADEEFNQDPEFNNTDQIDLYDDVLTATSQPSDDRSSSTEPPPPVRQEPSPKPNNKTPAILYTYSGLRNRRAAVYVGSFSWWTTDQQLIQVIRSIGVYDVVELKFAENRANGQSKGYAEVVVASENSVHKLLELLPGKVLNGEKVDVRPATRQNLSQFEAQARKRECVRVPRGGIPPRAHSRDSSDSADGRATPSENLVPSSARVDKPPSVLPYFNRPPSALPLMGLPPPPIPPPPPLSSSFGVPPPPPGIHYQHLMPPPPRLPPHLAVPPPGAIPPALHLNPAFFPPPNATVGPPPDTYMKASAPYNHHGSRDSGPPPSTVSEAEFEDIMKRNRAISSSAISKAVSGASAGDYSDAIETLLTAIAVIKQSRVANDERCRVLISSLKDCLHGIEAKSYSVGASGSSSRKRHRSRERSPSRSRESSRRHRDLLHNEDRHDDYFQERNREHERHRDRERDRHH; encoded by the exons ATGTCAGAAGGAGTGGACTTGATTGATATATATGCAGACGAGGAGTTCAACCAG GACCCAGAGTTCAATAATACAGATCAGATTGACCTGTATGATGATGTGCTGACAGCCACCTCACAGCCTTCAGATGACAGAAGCAGCAGCACTGAGCCACCTCCTCCTGTTCGCCAGGAGCCATCTCCCAAGCCCAACAACAAGACCCCTGCAATTCTGTATACCTACAGTGGCCTGCGTAATAGACGAGCTGCCGTCTATGTGGGCAGCTTCTCCTGG TGGACCACAGACCAGCAGCTGATCCAGGTTATTCGCTCTATAGGAGTCTATGATGTGGTGGAGTTGAAATTTGCAGAGAATCGAGCAAATGGCCAGTCCAAAGG gTATGCTGAGGTGGTGGTAGCCTCTGAAAATTCTGTCCACAAATTGTTGGAACTCCTACCAGGAAAAGTTCTTAATGGAGAAAAAGTGGACGTGAGGCCGGCCACCCGGCAGAACCTGTCACAGTTTGAGGCACAGGCTCGGAAACGTGAGTGTGTCCGAGTCCCAAGAGGGG GAATACCTCCACGGGCCCATTCTCGAGATTCTAGTGATTCTGCTGATGGACGGGCCACACCCTCTGAGAACCTAGTACCCTCATCTGCTCGTGTGGATAAGCCCCCCAGTGTGCTGCCCTACTTCAATCGTCCTCCTTCAGCCCTTCCCCTGATGGGTCTGCCTCCACCACCAATTCCACCCCCACCACCTCTCTCCTCAAGCTTTGgggtccctcctcctcctcctggtatCCACTACCAGCATCTCATGCCCCCACCTCCTCGATTACCTCCTCATCTTGCTGTACCTCCCCCTGGGGCCATCCCACCTGCCCTTCACCTCAATCCAGCCTTCTTCCCCCCACCAAACGCTACAGTGGGGCCTCCACCAGATACTTACATGAAGGCCTCTGCCCCCTATAACCACCATGGCAG CCGAGATTCGGGTCCTCCACCCTCTACAGTGAGTGAAGCTGAATTTGAAGATATCATGAAGCGAAACAGAGCAATTTCCAGCAGTGCCATTTCCAAAGCGGTATCTGGAGCCAGTGCAG GGGATTACAGTGACGCAATTGAGACGCTGCTCACAGCCATTGCGGTTATCAAACAGTCCCGGGTCGCCAATGATGAGCGTTGCCGTGTCCTCATCTCCTCTCTTAAGGACTGTCTTCATGGCATTGAAGCCAAGTCCTACAGCGTGGGTGCCAGTGGGAGCTCTTCCAG GAAAAGACATCGGTCCCGGGAAAGGTCACCTAGCCGGTCCCGGGAGAGCAGCAGGAGGCACCGGGATCTGCTTCATAATGAAGATCGGCATGATGATTATTTCCAAGAAAGGAACCGGGAGCACGAGAGACACCGGGATAGAGAACGGGACCGGCACCACTGA
- the CPSF7 gene encoding cleavage and polyadenylation specificity factor subunit 7 isoform X5, whose protein sequence is MWTTDQQLIQVIRSIGVYDVVELKFAENRANGQSKGYAEVVVASENSVHKLLELLPGKVLNGEKVDVRPATRQNLSQFEAQARKRECVRVPRGGIPPRAHSRDSSDSADGRATPSENLVPSSARVDKPPSVLPYFNRPPSALPLMGLPPPPIPPPPPLSSSFGVPPPPPGIHYQHLMPPPPRLPPHLAVPPPGAIPPALHLNPAFFPPPNATVGPPPDTYMKASAPYNHHGSRDSGPPPSTVSEAEFEDIMKRNRAISSSAISKAVSGASAGDYSDAIETLLTAIAVIKQSRVANDERCRVLISSLKDCLHGIEAKSYSVGASGSSSRKRHRSRERSPSRSRESSRRHRDLLHNEDRHDDYFQERNREHERHRDRERDRHH, encoded by the exons ATG TGGACCACAGACCAGCAGCTGATCCAGGTTATTCGCTCTATAGGAGTCTATGATGTGGTGGAGTTGAAATTTGCAGAGAATCGAGCAAATGGCCAGTCCAAAGG gTATGCTGAGGTGGTGGTAGCCTCTGAAAATTCTGTCCACAAATTGTTGGAACTCCTACCAGGAAAAGTTCTTAATGGAGAAAAAGTGGACGTGAGGCCGGCCACCCGGCAGAACCTGTCACAGTTTGAGGCACAGGCTCGGAAACGTGAGTGTGTCCGAGTCCCAAGAGGGG GAATACCTCCACGGGCCCATTCTCGAGATTCTAGTGATTCTGCTGATGGACGGGCCACACCCTCTGAGAACCTAGTACCCTCATCTGCTCGTGTGGATAAGCCCCCCAGTGTGCTGCCCTACTTCAATCGTCCTCCTTCAGCCCTTCCCCTGATGGGTCTGCCTCCACCACCAATTCCACCCCCACCACCTCTCTCCTCAAGCTTTGgggtccctcctcctcctcctggtatCCACTACCAGCATCTCATGCCCCCACCTCCTCGATTACCTCCTCATCTTGCTGTACCTCCCCCTGGGGCCATCCCACCTGCCCTTCACCTCAATCCAGCCTTCTTCCCCCCACCAAACGCTACAGTGGGGCCTCCACCAGATACTTACATGAAGGCCTCTGCCCCCTATAACCACCATGGCAG CCGAGATTCGGGTCCTCCACCCTCTACAGTGAGTGAAGCTGAATTTGAAGATATCATGAAGCGAAACAGAGCAATTTCCAGCAGTGCCATTTCCAAAGCGGTATCTGGAGCCAGTGCAG GGGATTACAGTGACGCAATTGAGACGCTGCTCACAGCCATTGCGGTTATCAAACAGTCCCGGGTCGCCAATGATGAGCGTTGCCGTGTCCTCATCTCCTCTCTTAAGGACTGTCTTCATGGCATTGAAGCCAAGTCCTACAGCGTGGGTGCCAGTGGGAGCTCTTCCAG GAAAAGACATCGGTCCCGGGAAAGGTCACCTAGCCGGTCCCGGGAGAGCAGCAGGAGGCACCGGGATCTGCTTCATAATGAAGATCGGCATGATGATTATTTCCAAGAAAGGAACCGGGAGCACGAGAGACACCGGGATAGAGAACGGGACCGGCACCACTGA
- the CPSF7 gene encoding cleavage and polyadenylation specificity factor subunit 7 isoform X4 produces the protein MTEAAALSHLLLFARSHLPSPTTRPLQFCIPTVACVIDELPSMWAASPGYAEVVVASENSVHKLLELLPGKVLNGEKVDVRPATRQNLSQFEAQARKRIPPRAHSRDSSDSADGRATPSENLVPSSARVDKPPSVLPYFNRPPSALPLMGLPPPPIPPPPPLSSSFGVPPPPPGIHYQHLMPPPPRLPPHLAVPPPGAIPPALHLNPAFFPPPNATVGPPPDTYMKASAPYNHHGSRDSGPPPSTVSEAEFEDIMKRNRAISSSAISKAVSGASAGDYSDAIETLLTAIAVIKQSRVANDERCRVLISSLKDCLHGIEAKSYSVGASGSSSRKRHRSRERSPSRSRESSRRHRDLLHNEDRHDDYFQERNREHERHRDRERDRHH, from the exons ATGACAGAAGCAGCAGCACTGAGCCACCTCCTCCTGTTCGCCAGGAGCCATCTCCCAAGCCCAACAACAAGACCCCTGCAATTCTGTATACCTACAGTGGCCTGCGTAATAGACGAGCTGCCGTCTATGTGGGCAGCTTCTCCTGG gTATGCTGAGGTGGTGGTAGCCTCTGAAAATTCTGTCCACAAATTGTTGGAACTCCTACCAGGAAAAGTTCTTAATGGAGAAAAAGTGGACGTGAGGCCGGCCACCCGGCAGAACCTGTCACAGTTTGAGGCACAGGCTCGGAAAC GAATACCTCCACGGGCCCATTCTCGAGATTCTAGTGATTCTGCTGATGGACGGGCCACACCCTCTGAGAACCTAGTACCCTCATCTGCTCGTGTGGATAAGCCCCCCAGTGTGCTGCCCTACTTCAATCGTCCTCCTTCAGCCCTTCCCCTGATGGGTCTGCCTCCACCACCAATTCCACCCCCACCACCTCTCTCCTCAAGCTTTGgggtccctcctcctcctcctggtatCCACTACCAGCATCTCATGCCCCCACCTCCTCGATTACCTCCTCATCTTGCTGTACCTCCCCCTGGGGCCATCCCACCTGCCCTTCACCTCAATCCAGCCTTCTTCCCCCCACCAAACGCTACAGTGGGGCCTCCACCAGATACTTACATGAAGGCCTCTGCCCCCTATAACCACCATGGCAG CCGAGATTCGGGTCCTCCACCCTCTACAGTGAGTGAAGCTGAATTTGAAGATATCATGAAGCGAAACAGAGCAATTTCCAGCAGTGCCATTTCCAAAGCGGTATCTGGAGCCAGTGCAG GGGATTACAGTGACGCAATTGAGACGCTGCTCACAGCCATTGCGGTTATCAAACAGTCCCGGGTCGCCAATGATGAGCGTTGCCGTGTCCTCATCTCCTCTCTTAAGGACTGTCTTCATGGCATTGAAGCCAAGTCCTACAGCGTGGGTGCCAGTGGGAGCTCTTCCAG GAAAAGACATCGGTCCCGGGAAAGGTCACCTAGCCGGTCCCGGGAGAGCAGCAGGAGGCACCGGGATCTGCTTCATAATGAAGATCGGCATGATGATTATTTCCAAGAAAGGAACCGGGAGCACGAGAGACACCGGGATAGAGAACGGGACCGGCACCACTGA
- the CPSF7 gene encoding cleavage and polyadenylation specificity factor subunit 7 isoform X6: MWTTDQQLIQVIRSIGVYDVVELKFAENRANGQSKGYAEVVVASENSVHKLLELLPGKVLNGEKVDVRPATRQNLSQFEAQARKRIPPRAHSRDSSDSADGRATPSENLVPSSARVDKPPSVLPYFNRPPSALPLMGLPPPPIPPPPPLSSSFGVPPPPPGIHYQHLMPPPPRLPPHLAVPPPGAIPPALHLNPAFFPPPNATVGPPPDTYMKASAPYNHHGSRDSGPPPSTVSEAEFEDIMKRNRAISSSAISKAVSGASAGDYSDAIETLLTAIAVIKQSRVANDERCRVLISSLKDCLHGIEAKSYSVGASGSSSRKRHRSRERSPSRSRESSRRHRDLLHNEDRHDDYFQERNREHERHRDRERDRHH, from the exons ATG TGGACCACAGACCAGCAGCTGATCCAGGTTATTCGCTCTATAGGAGTCTATGATGTGGTGGAGTTGAAATTTGCAGAGAATCGAGCAAATGGCCAGTCCAAAGG gTATGCTGAGGTGGTGGTAGCCTCTGAAAATTCTGTCCACAAATTGTTGGAACTCCTACCAGGAAAAGTTCTTAATGGAGAAAAAGTGGACGTGAGGCCGGCCACCCGGCAGAACCTGTCACAGTTTGAGGCACAGGCTCGGAAAC GAATACCTCCACGGGCCCATTCTCGAGATTCTAGTGATTCTGCTGATGGACGGGCCACACCCTCTGAGAACCTAGTACCCTCATCTGCTCGTGTGGATAAGCCCCCCAGTGTGCTGCCCTACTTCAATCGTCCTCCTTCAGCCCTTCCCCTGATGGGTCTGCCTCCACCACCAATTCCACCCCCACCACCTCTCTCCTCAAGCTTTGgggtccctcctcctcctcctggtatCCACTACCAGCATCTCATGCCCCCACCTCCTCGATTACCTCCTCATCTTGCTGTACCTCCCCCTGGGGCCATCCCACCTGCCCTTCACCTCAATCCAGCCTTCTTCCCCCCACCAAACGCTACAGTGGGGCCTCCACCAGATACTTACATGAAGGCCTCTGCCCCCTATAACCACCATGGCAG CCGAGATTCGGGTCCTCCACCCTCTACAGTGAGTGAAGCTGAATTTGAAGATATCATGAAGCGAAACAGAGCAATTTCCAGCAGTGCCATTTCCAAAGCGGTATCTGGAGCCAGTGCAG GGGATTACAGTGACGCAATTGAGACGCTGCTCACAGCCATTGCGGTTATCAAACAGTCCCGGGTCGCCAATGATGAGCGTTGCCGTGTCCTCATCTCCTCTCTTAAGGACTGTCTTCATGGCATTGAAGCCAAGTCCTACAGCGTGGGTGCCAGTGGGAGCTCTTCCAG GAAAAGACATCGGTCCCGGGAAAGGTCACCTAGCCGGTCCCGGGAGAGCAGCAGGAGGCACCGGGATCTGCTTCATAATGAAGATCGGCATGATGATTATTTCCAAGAAAGGAACCGGGAGCACGAGAGACACCGGGATAGAGAACGGGACCGGCACCACTGA
- the CPSF7 gene encoding cleavage and polyadenylation specificity factor subunit 7 isoform X3, translating to MTEAAALSHLLLFARSHLPSPTTRPLQFCIPTVACVIDELPSMWAASPGYAEVVVASENSVHKLLELLPGKVLNGEKVDVRPATRQNLSQFEAQARKRECVRVPRGGIPPRAHSRDSSDSADGRATPSENLVPSSARVDKPPSVLPYFNRPPSALPLMGLPPPPIPPPPPLSSSFGVPPPPPGIHYQHLMPPPPRLPPHLAVPPPGAIPPALHLNPAFFPPPNATVGPPPDTYMKASAPYNHHGSRDSGPPPSTVSEAEFEDIMKRNRAISSSAISKAVSGASAGDYSDAIETLLTAIAVIKQSRVANDERCRVLISSLKDCLHGIEAKSYSVGASGSSSRKRHRSRERSPSRSRESSRRHRDLLHNEDRHDDYFQERNREHERHRDRERDRHH from the exons ATGACAGAAGCAGCAGCACTGAGCCACCTCCTCCTGTTCGCCAGGAGCCATCTCCCAAGCCCAACAACAAGACCCCTGCAATTCTGTATACCTACAGTGGCCTGCGTAATAGACGAGCTGCCGTCTATGTGGGCAGCTTCTCCTGG gTATGCTGAGGTGGTGGTAGCCTCTGAAAATTCTGTCCACAAATTGTTGGAACTCCTACCAGGAAAAGTTCTTAATGGAGAAAAAGTGGACGTGAGGCCGGCCACCCGGCAGAACCTGTCACAGTTTGAGGCACAGGCTCGGAAACGTGAGTGTGTCCGAGTCCCAAGAGGGG GAATACCTCCACGGGCCCATTCTCGAGATTCTAGTGATTCTGCTGATGGACGGGCCACACCCTCTGAGAACCTAGTACCCTCATCTGCTCGTGTGGATAAGCCCCCCAGTGTGCTGCCCTACTTCAATCGTCCTCCTTCAGCCCTTCCCCTGATGGGTCTGCCTCCACCACCAATTCCACCCCCACCACCTCTCTCCTCAAGCTTTGgggtccctcctcctcctcctggtatCCACTACCAGCATCTCATGCCCCCACCTCCTCGATTACCTCCTCATCTTGCTGTACCTCCCCCTGGGGCCATCCCACCTGCCCTTCACCTCAATCCAGCCTTCTTCCCCCCACCAAACGCTACAGTGGGGCCTCCACCAGATACTTACATGAAGGCCTCTGCCCCCTATAACCACCATGGCAG CCGAGATTCGGGTCCTCCACCCTCTACAGTGAGTGAAGCTGAATTTGAAGATATCATGAAGCGAAACAGAGCAATTTCCAGCAGTGCCATTTCCAAAGCGGTATCTGGAGCCAGTGCAG GGGATTACAGTGACGCAATTGAGACGCTGCTCACAGCCATTGCGGTTATCAAACAGTCCCGGGTCGCCAATGATGAGCGTTGCCGTGTCCTCATCTCCTCTCTTAAGGACTGTCTTCATGGCATTGAAGCCAAGTCCTACAGCGTGGGTGCCAGTGGGAGCTCTTCCAG GAAAAGACATCGGTCCCGGGAAAGGTCACCTAGCCGGTCCCGGGAGAGCAGCAGGAGGCACCGGGATCTGCTTCATAATGAAGATCGGCATGATGATTATTTCCAAGAAAGGAACCGGGAGCACGAGAGACACCGGGATAGAGAACGGGACCGGCACCACTGA
- the CPSF7 gene encoding cleavage and polyadenylation specificity factor subunit 7 isoform X2 — protein MSEGVDLIDIYADEEFNQDPEFNNTDQIDLYDDVLTATSQPSDDRSSSTEPPPPVRQEPSPKPNNKTPAILYTYSGLRNRRAAVYVGSFSWWTTDQQLIQVIRSIGVYDVVELKFAENRANGQSKGYAEVVVASENSVHKLLELLPGKVLNGEKVDVRPATRQNLSQFEAQARKRIPPRAHSRDSSDSADGRATPSENLVPSSARVDKPPSVLPYFNRPPSALPLMGLPPPPIPPPPPLSSSFGVPPPPPGIHYQHLMPPPPRLPPHLAVPPPGAIPPALHLNPAFFPPPNATVGPPPDTYMKASAPYNHHGSRDSGPPPSTVSEAEFEDIMKRNRAISSSAISKAVSGASAGDYSDAIETLLTAIAVIKQSRVANDERCRVLISSLKDCLHGIEAKSYSVGASGSSSRKRHRSRERSPSRSRESSRRHRDLLHNEDRHDDYFQERNREHERHRDRERDRHH, from the exons ATGTCAGAAGGAGTGGACTTGATTGATATATATGCAGACGAGGAGTTCAACCAG GACCCAGAGTTCAATAATACAGATCAGATTGACCTGTATGATGATGTGCTGACAGCCACCTCACAGCCTTCAGATGACAGAAGCAGCAGCACTGAGCCACCTCCTCCTGTTCGCCAGGAGCCATCTCCCAAGCCCAACAACAAGACCCCTGCAATTCTGTATACCTACAGTGGCCTGCGTAATAGACGAGCTGCCGTCTATGTGGGCAGCTTCTCCTGG TGGACCACAGACCAGCAGCTGATCCAGGTTATTCGCTCTATAGGAGTCTATGATGTGGTGGAGTTGAAATTTGCAGAGAATCGAGCAAATGGCCAGTCCAAAGG gTATGCTGAGGTGGTGGTAGCCTCTGAAAATTCTGTCCACAAATTGTTGGAACTCCTACCAGGAAAAGTTCTTAATGGAGAAAAAGTGGACGTGAGGCCGGCCACCCGGCAGAACCTGTCACAGTTTGAGGCACAGGCTCGGAAAC GAATACCTCCACGGGCCCATTCTCGAGATTCTAGTGATTCTGCTGATGGACGGGCCACACCCTCTGAGAACCTAGTACCCTCATCTGCTCGTGTGGATAAGCCCCCCAGTGTGCTGCCCTACTTCAATCGTCCTCCTTCAGCCCTTCCCCTGATGGGTCTGCCTCCACCACCAATTCCACCCCCACCACCTCTCTCCTCAAGCTTTGgggtccctcctcctcctcctggtatCCACTACCAGCATCTCATGCCCCCACCTCCTCGATTACCTCCTCATCTTGCTGTACCTCCCCCTGGGGCCATCCCACCTGCCCTTCACCTCAATCCAGCCTTCTTCCCCCCACCAAACGCTACAGTGGGGCCTCCACCAGATACTTACATGAAGGCCTCTGCCCCCTATAACCACCATGGCAG CCGAGATTCGGGTCCTCCACCCTCTACAGTGAGTGAAGCTGAATTTGAAGATATCATGAAGCGAAACAGAGCAATTTCCAGCAGTGCCATTTCCAAAGCGGTATCTGGAGCCAGTGCAG GGGATTACAGTGACGCAATTGAGACGCTGCTCACAGCCATTGCGGTTATCAAACAGTCCCGGGTCGCCAATGATGAGCGTTGCCGTGTCCTCATCTCCTCTCTTAAGGACTGTCTTCATGGCATTGAAGCCAAGTCCTACAGCGTGGGTGCCAGTGGGAGCTCTTCCAG GAAAAGACATCGGTCCCGGGAAAGGTCACCTAGCCGGTCCCGGGAGAGCAGCAGGAGGCACCGGGATCTGCTTCATAATGAAGATCGGCATGATGATTATTTCCAAGAAAGGAACCGGGAGCACGAGAGACACCGGGATAGAGAACGGGACCGGCACCACTGA